A part of Paramisgurnus dabryanus chromosome 15, PD_genome_1.1, whole genome shotgun sequence genomic DNA contains:
- the LOC135758564 gene encoding uncharacterized protein: MWYRNWNAHKMVLDTYLKDLENASEIQKILLPRVVGAENNPEKGCHFILWVFDIPKQDIRVYDNTGVSRTISEPDMQILRNAFRNVGSLNDWTITYPQQWHRDDGRNCGVFVCTVAEMEARNIKMNHEMLHIEQLRHLRLYHATSMVKNIQSEAVEATKSVAKNSCMAQKESVCLFQKINSKKMHPHIKTLNWIQCDQCQNWLHTDCAGISLEMVTDKTPFSCGCDTNHKYPFKKTLKLLKEGLLVNCLLDDEEILKMHQGLTNGTILSIRMYLLSHHAFSLKLRKFYNVMFFSEKQTEAIIERIYEVTKLNRGNLENTTYILEVLTPEIALKMLQKTEGFNRYQAEMAFQSSFGLEL; encoded by the exons ATGTGGTACAGAAACTGGAATGCACATAAAATGGTGTTGGATACATATTTGAAAGATCTTGAG AATGCTTCAGAGATACAAAAAATACTTTTGCCTAGGGTTGTCGGTGCCGAAAATAACCCAGAAAAGGGCTGCCACTTCATTCTTTGG gtatttgacATCCCCAAGCAAGATATTAGGGTGTATGACAACACTGGTGTATCCCGTACCATTTCAGAGCCAGACATGCAAATTCTAAG AAATgcatttagaaatgttggctcCTTGAATGATTGGACTATAACCTATCCACAGCAATGGCATAGAGATGATGGAAGGAACTGTGGGGTTTTTGTTTGCACA gTAGCGGAGATGGAAGCcagaaatattaaaatgaatCATGAAATGCTGCACATTGAACAACTGAGACACCTTCGGCTTTACCATGCCACAAGCAtggtaaaaaatatacaatctgag GCTGTTGAAGCAACAAAGAGTGTGGCAAAAAACAGCTGCATGGCTCAGAAAGAAAGTGTATGCCTGTTTCAAAAAATTAATTCCAA AAAAATGCATCCACACATCAAAACACTCAACTGGATTCAGTGTGACCAATGCCAAAATTGGCTGCACACAGACTGTGCTGGCATCAGCCTTGAAATGGTCACAGACAAAACGCCATTCAGCTGTGGCTGTGACACCAATCAtaagtatccctttaagaa AACACTGAAACTTCTGAAAGAGGGTCTATTGGTTAACTGTTTATTGGATGATGAAGAGATCTTg AAAATGCATCAAGGCTTGACAAATGGCACGATATTGTCAATCAGGATGTACTTACTTTCACATCACGCATTTTCTCTTAAGCTGAGGAAGTTTtacaatgtaatgttttttagcGAAAAACAG ACTGAGGCAATAATTGAGAGAATATATGAAGTTACCAAACTGAACAGAGGTAACCTGGAAAACACTACCTACATTCTGGAAGTTTTGACACCAGAG ATAGCCCTCAAGATGCTACAAAAGACTGAGGGCTTTAACAGGTACCAGGCTGAAATGGCTTTTCAGTCAAGTTTTGGTTTGGA ATTGTGA